The sequence below is a genomic window from Lodderomyces elongisporus chromosome 2, complete sequence.
CACTCTCGTTTGCTTCAACCCACCATTGATGTAAACAGTGCCATTTAATTGCGCTACAGCGAGAAACTTTAGTTGCAAAAGCTCTTCCTTCTCGCCGTCATTGCTAAACCTCAAATCATGACTAAATTCAACATTTTTAtcaacttgaaacttttcATAGATTAAATCATCATGGAGACTATCATGTTTATAGACCAACTGCACAATACCATTGACCTTCCCTTGAGCTTCACCATCACAATTTGTTGCATGGACAACTACATAATGCTGACAGAAAATGATAAACTCTTCCCATTCATCAAACTCTTCAATCTGTGCAAGCTTCCGCTTCGTATCGTTGGGAACCAATTCGTACCAATTTTCTAACAAATTTTTAATCTCGACATGCTTATACATTCTTTTAAACCGTGCATGTTGCTCCATCTTTGTTGGATATGAACGGACGCACTGAATGGGACTTCGCAAATGCTCAAAATGGTAAAGCATCTTTGTTGCAAATGCACTATTTGGACCATCCGGCATAATTTGCtccaaaataataaaatgaCTATTGGGAACTTTGGAACTTTTCTCAATCACTGCATTGGCTGGCTCTGGTTTCATATAAGCCAACGAGACTTCAgcaataaatatatttacCACATTggttttctccttttccaaACTTTTTATAAAAGCGTCATAATTGTTAGCCTCATTCAAATTACACCCAAGTAGTTTATACCGATCTGTATAAATCTTGTAACCATTTACGTCTTGTCTACCTCCAATCAAATCACAAATCTCTTGTGATGCGTCAATTAGTCTCAACTTTTCTTCAACCAAATCGGGGTAGTCAACATCAATGAAATTCAAATCATGGCCCTCTTTGGGAatattcaacaattgaaatGGTAGTGGATCAAAACCACATCCTAAGTTAATCACATTAATCTTACGTCCCaagttcaatttcaatattCGCATCAACACACCACGTATACTCTCCATTCTGATCCAATATCCACGGTTGATCGCAGGGGACcgtcttttccattttctctTCCCCGTAGTCGAGTCCTTCACAAAATGTTCAAACCATGATCCTAATTCTGGATTAAGTTCGGGGAAATACAATTTCTCAACACTTCGTTTAGAAACTATTGATGAATTGTTTGTACCTTGGATTTGCTGATCATcgtatatttttcttcgtttatccttttcaatcttctttctctgcCTTGCAAGTTGGTCCGGGGTAAGCTTGACCTTGGCAAAATTGCTAGCGGTCTCATCCATTATGGTGTTGTCGGGCACTTCCATTTCTTACCCTCCTTATGTTTGCCTTAGTAGCAACTAACAATGCTAAAGTCAATGTATTGGTGACTGTAGAGGtggttgtagttgtagttgtagttgtaatTGTGAAAAtattaatgaaaaaaaatacaataaaacataaatataaacataaacataaTACATTTCAAGAATCTATTTTGCGCTCCATCGCAACGTGTTTGCGCTTTATTTATATAGTGAGaaaataatttttattttttttatggaAAGCATCTTCCACCAGCAATTTAACTAAATCCCAcgtcttctttctcttcaatATACATctctgatttttttttattcttaaaaaataaataaataaataaataatctTATATCCCTTTAAAAgcctttttcaattcatttGAAACTTGTTCAGgttcaactttttcacattttttcaaaaactctACTGCAGCAAGCGTGTTTCTTAAATTCTTTAAATTTCGACTCCTTAATCCCTCTACACTATCATTATCGTCATCGCCCCCATCAGCACTTCTCATCTTGACATCTCCATCGGTTTCTTCattcttgtttctctttttctcttcgaTAACTCCCTCTCCACATTTAATCCATACACGTCCATT
It includes:
- the PPM2 gene encoding tRNA methyltransferase ppm2; the protein is MEVPDNTIMDETASNFAKVKLTPDQLARQRKKIEKDKRRKIYDDQQIQGTNNSSIVSKRSVEKLYFPELNPELGSWFEHFVKDSTTGKRKWKRRSPAINRGYWIRMESIRGVLMRILKLNLGRKINVINLGCGFDPLPFQLLNIPKEGHDLNFIDVDYPDLVEEKLRLIDASQEICDLIGGRQDVNGYKIYTDRYKLLGCNLNEANNYDAFIKSLEKEKTNVVNIFIAEVSLAYMKPEPANAVIEKSSKVPNSHFIILEQIMPDGPNSAFATKMLYHFEHLRSPIQCVRSYPTKMEQHARFKRMYKHVEIKNLLENWYELVPNDTKRKLAQIEEFDEWEEFIIFCQHYVVVHATNCDGEAQGKVNGIVQLVYKHDSLHDDLIYEKFQVDKNVEFSHDLRFSNDGEKEELLQLKFLAVAQLNGTVYINGGLKQTRVDDTLKLDYQSASIEKMDYQSASIEKTDVGCSFSEHDGDGDDGAIKSVPSPRVCHTLTQVGGQLFLVGGRTRPGDYKDEIYSFDGSRWHLVANLPSPRSRHASVKISSSELLIFGGEYSRDGDYEKDSKDNFADEASTRREKSSNFVIFNTESRQFENVQVKLAGEGEKFEKFERVENLLSSTLVYDIESNIGYIYGGMSDGFIPIVNDKLYQFSLARDVEQENGTCTIHLKTVTQHVLFSRIGSQARVIKDSTCKNNQYFDHNNDHYDTSHKLLIVGGVSPRTIFTSSTNVMTFNLKSLQFESVSIPESIVTSHPPIFIGFGLVDVQHELDHATLKQVHNPAL